One Micromonospora sp. WMMD812 genomic window carries:
- the carA gene encoding glutamine-hydrolyzing carbamoyl-phosphate synthase small subunit, with product MKRRPAILVLEDGRTFHGEAYGSVGETFGEAVFNTGMTGYQETLTDPSYHRQVVVQTAPHIGNTGVNAEDDESARIWVAGYVVRDPARIGSNWRATGGLEDRLAAEGVVGISGVDTRALTRHLRERGAMRVGISSVEEDPRALLARVRQAPEMVGADLSAEVTTAQPYVVPAQGAHRFTVAALDLGIKRNVPRRLAARGVTTHVLPAGSTIDDLLATGADAVFFSPGPGDPATADGPVGLAREVLSRRIPLFGICFGSQILGRALGFGTYKLGYGHRGINQPVLDRATGKVEVTSHNHGFAVEVAGAGAGAVVPDQVIDTEFGGVQVSHVCLNDNVVEGLRAKDVPAFTVQYHPEAAAGPHDADYLFDRFAELIEGRGLDQGRGGSRGLDRNHSEGGK from the coding sequence GTGAAGAGGCGTCCAGCGATTCTGGTGCTGGAGGACGGGCGGACGTTCCACGGCGAGGCGTACGGCAGCGTCGGGGAGACCTTCGGCGAGGCGGTCTTCAACACCGGCATGACCGGTTACCAGGAGACCCTCACCGATCCCTCCTACCACCGGCAGGTGGTGGTGCAGACCGCGCCGCACATCGGCAACACCGGCGTGAACGCCGAGGACGACGAGTCGGCCCGCATCTGGGTCGCCGGGTACGTGGTGCGCGACCCGGCCCGGATCGGCTCCAACTGGCGCGCCACCGGCGGGCTGGAGGACCGGCTCGCGGCCGAGGGCGTGGTCGGCATCAGCGGGGTCGACACCCGGGCGCTGACCCGGCACCTGCGCGAGCGGGGCGCGATGCGGGTCGGCATCTCCAGCGTGGAGGAGGACCCGCGGGCCCTGCTGGCCCGGGTCCGCCAGGCGCCGGAGATGGTGGGCGCGGACCTCTCCGCCGAGGTCACCACGGCCCAGCCGTACGTGGTGCCGGCGCAGGGCGCGCACCGGTTCACGGTCGCCGCGCTGGACCTGGGCATCAAGCGCAACGTGCCGCGCCGGCTGGCCGCGCGCGGGGTCACCACGCACGTGCTGCCCGCCGGCTCCACCATCGACGACCTGCTCGCCACCGGCGCCGACGCGGTCTTCTTCTCGCCGGGGCCGGGCGACCCGGCCACCGCCGACGGGCCGGTCGGGCTGGCCCGGGAGGTGCTGAGCCGGCGGATCCCGCTGTTCGGCATCTGCTTCGGCAGCCAGATCCTCGGCCGGGCGCTCGGCTTCGGCACCTACAAGCTCGGCTACGGCCACCGCGGCATCAACCAGCCGGTGCTCGACCGGGCCACCGGCAAGGTCGAGGTGACCAGCCACAACCACGGGTTCGCCGTCGAGGTGGCGGGCGCGGGGGCCGGGGCGGTCGTCCCGGACCAGGTGATCGACACCGAGTTCGGCGGAGTCCAGGTGTCGCACGTCTGCCTCAACGACAACGTGGTCGAAGGCCTGCGGGCGAAGGACGTGCCCGCGTTCACGGTGCAGTACCACCCGGAGGCGGCGGCCGGCCCGCACGACGCGGACTACCTCTTCGACCGCTTCGCGGAGTTGATCGAGGGCCGGGGCCTCGACCAGGGGCGCGGCGGGAGCCGTGGCCTCGACCGGAACCACAGCGAAGGCGGAAAGTAA
- the pyrR gene encoding bifunctional pyr operon transcriptional regulator/uracil phosphoribosyltransferase PyrR, with product MAYPPAAQSSTARQPSVKVILASADVQRVVDRIAHQILEKTQGAADTVLLGIPTRGAPLAKRLAARISTFEDVAVPVGVLDITLYRDDLRRHATRAVGPTQLPSGGIDGKRVILVDDVLFSGRTVRAALDALSDVGRPASVQLAVLVDRGHRELPIRADYVGKNIPTALAESVKVTLSECDGADGVKLYGGDQA from the coding sequence GTGGCCTACCCACCGGCTGCCCAGTCATCGACCGCGCGACAACCCTCGGTGAAGGTGATCCTCGCCAGCGCCGACGTGCAGCGCGTGGTCGACCGGATCGCCCACCAGATCCTGGAGAAGACCCAGGGCGCCGCCGACACGGTCCTGCTCGGCATCCCCACCCGCGGCGCCCCGCTCGCGAAGCGGCTCGCCGCCCGGATCAGCACCTTCGAGGACGTGGCCGTCCCGGTCGGTGTGCTCGACATCACTCTCTACCGCGACGACCTGCGGCGGCACGCCACCCGCGCGGTCGGGCCGACCCAGCTGCCGTCCGGCGGGATCGACGGCAAGCGGGTCATCCTCGTCGACGACGTCCTCTTCTCCGGCCGCACCGTGCGGGCCGCCCTGGACGCGCTCAGCGACGTCGGCCGGCCGGCCTCGGTGCAGCTCGCCGTCCTGGTCGACCGCGGCCACCGCGAGCTGCCCATCCGGGCCGACTACGTGGGCAAGAACATCCCGACCGCCCTGGCCGAGAGCGTGAAGGTGACGCTCTCCGAGTGCGACGGCGCCGACGGGGTCAAGCTGTACGGAGGCGATCAGGCATGA
- a CDS encoding dihydroorotase produces the protein MTAYLVKGVSVLGAAPTDLLIRDGVVAEVGADLAAGDATVVDAAGLVALPGLVDLHTHLREPGREDAETVESGSRAAALGGYTAVCAMANTSPVADTAGVVEQVWRLGREAGLVDVQPIGAVTVGLAGERLAELGAMADSAARVRIFSDDGHCVADPKLMRRALEYVKAFDGIIAQHAEEPRLTEGAQMHEGEVSTRLGLTGWPAVAEEAIIARDVLLAEHVGSRLHVCHVSTAGSVEVLRQAKARGVRVTAEVTPHHLLLTDVRAETYDPVYKVNPPLRTDEDVAALRAALTDGVIDIIATDHAPHAVEDKECEWAYARPGMLGLETALSIALDVLGPRWDLIAERMSRTPARIAGLDGHGLDPAPGVPANLTLVDPAVRRVVEPAELASRSRNTPYAGMTLPGRVVATFLRGEPTVLDGKATK, from the coding sequence ATGACCGCGTACCTGGTCAAGGGAGTCAGCGTGCTCGGCGCCGCGCCGACCGACCTGCTGATCCGCGACGGCGTGGTGGCCGAGGTCGGCGCCGACCTCGCCGCCGGCGACGCCACGGTGGTCGACGCGGCCGGGCTGGTCGCGCTGCCCGGCCTGGTCGACCTGCACACCCACCTGCGCGAGCCCGGCCGCGAGGACGCCGAGACGGTCGAGTCCGGGTCCCGGGCGGCGGCGCTCGGTGGGTACACCGCGGTCTGCGCGATGGCGAACACCTCGCCGGTCGCCGACACCGCGGGTGTGGTCGAGCAGGTCTGGCGGCTCGGCCGCGAGGCCGGCCTGGTCGACGTGCAGCCGATCGGCGCGGTCACCGTCGGGCTGGCCGGCGAGCGCCTGGCCGAGCTGGGGGCGATGGCCGACTCCGCCGCCCGGGTGCGGATCTTCTCCGACGACGGGCACTGCGTCGCCGACCCGAAGCTCATGCGCCGGGCCCTGGAGTACGTCAAGGCGTTCGACGGGATCATCGCCCAGCACGCCGAGGAGCCCCGGCTGACCGAGGGCGCGCAGATGCACGAGGGCGAGGTCTCCACCCGGCTCGGCCTGACCGGCTGGCCGGCGGTCGCCGAGGAGGCGATCATCGCCCGGGACGTCCTGCTCGCCGAGCACGTCGGCAGCCGGCTGCACGTCTGCCACGTCTCCACCGCCGGAAGCGTGGAGGTGCTGCGGCAGGCCAAGGCCCGCGGCGTCCGGGTCACCGCCGAGGTGACCCCGCACCACCTGCTGCTCACCGACGTCCGGGCCGAGACGTACGACCCGGTCTACAAGGTCAACCCGCCGCTGCGCACGGACGAGGACGTCGCCGCCCTGCGGGCCGCCCTGACCGACGGGGTGATCGACATCATCGCCACCGACCACGCGCCGCACGCGGTGGAGGACAAGGAGTGCGAGTGGGCGTACGCCCGGCCCGGCATGCTCGGGCTGGAGACGGCGCTGTCCATCGCGCTCGACGTGCTCGGCCCGCGTTGGGACCTGATCGCCGAGCGGATGTCGCGCACCCCGGCCCGGATCGCCGGGCTGGACGGGCACGGCCTCGATCCGGCCCCGGGCGTGCCGGCCAACCTCACCCTGGTCGACCCGGCGGTCCGCCGGGTGGTCGAACCCGCGGAACTGGCCAGCCGCAGCCGCAACACCCCGTACGCCGGCATGACGCTGCCGGGTCGCGTCGTGGCGACCTTCCTGCGCGGTGAGCCGACGGTGCTCGACGGAAAGGCAACGAAGTGA
- a CDS encoding helix-turn-helix domain-containing protein: protein MPSEYAKSLGARLRSIRQQQGLSLQGVEEKSNGRWKAVVVGSYERGDRAVTVSRLAELADFYRVPVSELLPDGSGVRHEPTSKIVLDLERLYDEASEDLAYVARYARAIQQQRGDYNGRVLSIRADDLRALAIVYDASPSGLIERLTEHGVLVADPRAFFAS from the coding sequence ATGCCCTCTGAATACGCCAAGTCGCTGGGCGCCCGCCTGCGCTCCATCCGCCAGCAGCAGGGTCTCTCCCTGCAGGGTGTGGAGGAGAAGTCGAACGGCCGGTGGAAGGCCGTGGTGGTCGGCTCGTACGAGCGCGGCGACCGCGCCGTCACGGTGTCCCGCCTGGCCGAGCTGGCCGACTTCTACCGCGTTCCCGTCTCGGAGCTGCTGCCTGACGGCAGTGGGGTACGTCACGAGCCCACCAGCAAGATCGTGCTGGACCTGGAGCGGCTCTACGACGAGGCCTCCGAGGACCTCGCCTACGTCGCCCGCTACGCCCGTGCCATCCAGCAGCAGCGCGGCGACTACAACGGCCGGGTGCTCTCGATCCGCGCCGACGACCTGCGCGCGCTGGCGATCGTCTACGACGCCTCGCCGTCCGGTCTGATCGAGCGGCTCACCGAGCACGGCGTGCTGGTCGCCGACCCGCGGGCGTTCTTCGCCTCCTGA
- the efp gene encoding elongation factor P: protein MATTNDLKNGLVLNLDGELWTVVEFQHVKPGKGGAFVRTTLKNVLSGKVVDKTFNAGTKVDTATVDKRTMQYLYADGEDYVFMDLETFDQITVPGGTVGEAANYLLPEAEATVATHEGVPLYIELPTSVVLEVTYTEPGLQGDRSTGGNKPATVETGATVQVPLFITTGEKIKVDTRDGRYLGRS from the coding sequence ATGGCCACCACCAACGACCTGAAGAACGGCCTGGTACTCAACCTCGACGGGGAGCTCTGGACCGTTGTCGAGTTCCAGCACGTCAAGCCCGGTAAGGGTGGTGCGTTCGTGCGTACCACGCTGAAGAACGTGCTCTCCGGCAAGGTCGTCGACAAGACCTTCAACGCGGGCACCAAGGTCGACACCGCCACCGTCGACAAGCGCACGATGCAGTACCTCTACGCCGACGGCGAGGACTACGTCTTCATGGATCTGGAGACGTTCGACCAGATCACCGTGCCCGGCGGCACCGTCGGCGAGGCCGCCAACTACCTGCTGCCCGAGGCCGAGGCGACCGTCGCCACCCACGAGGGTGTCCCGCTCTACATCGAGCTGCCGACCAGCGTCGTGCTCGAGGTCACCTACACCGAGCCGGGTCTGCAGGGCGACCGCTCGACCGGCGGCAACAAGCCGGCCACCGTCGAGACCGGCGCGACCGTGCAGGTGCCGCTCTTCATCACCACCGGCGAGAAGATCAAGGTCGACACGCGCGACGGCCGTTACCTCGGCCGCTCCTGA
- the nusB gene encoding transcription antitermination factor NusB, with translation MPARRKARKRALDVLFEADLRNRPPVEVLAGYLERIERPHPEHLGYAVGLVEGVAAHLDRIDELIASYTEGWTLDRMPVVDRNLARIAVYELLYIDEIDDAVAISEAVELARQMSTDDSPRFLNGVLGRIAEYTTR, from the coding sequence ATGCCGGCGCGCCGCAAGGCGCGCAAGCGGGCGCTGGACGTGCTCTTCGAGGCCGACCTGCGTAACCGGCCGCCGGTGGAGGTGCTGGCCGGTTACCTGGAGCGGATCGAGCGGCCCCACCCGGAGCACCTGGGCTACGCGGTGGGCCTGGTCGAGGGGGTCGCCGCGCACCTGGACCGGATCGACGAGCTGATCGCCAGCTACACCGAGGGCTGGACGCTGGACCGGATGCCGGTGGTCGACCGCAACCTCGCCCGGATCGCGGTCTACGAGCTGCTCTACATCGACGAGATCGACGACGCGGTGGCGATCAGCGAGGCGGTCGAGCTGGCCCGGCAGATGTCGACCGACGACTCGCCGCGCTTCCTCAACGGGGTGCTCGGCCGGATCGCCGAGTACACCACCCGCTGA
- the aroC gene encoding chorismate synthase has protein sequence MLRWLTAGESHGPALVALLEGVPAGVEVTTGEISAELARRRLGYGRGARMSFEQDEVEIIGGLRHGRTIGSPVAIRIGNSEWPKWRTVMAADPVDADELAGQARNAPLTRPRPGHADLAGMQKYGHTDARPILERASARETAARVAVGTVAKALVQQTLGIEIVSHVVELGSVAAKPGLRPLPEDAGRIDADPLRCLDPEASARMVAEVDAAKKAADTLGGVVEVLAYGVPPGLGSHVQWDRKLDARLAAALMSIQAIKGVEIGDGWQQARSRGSEAHDEIMPTATGVRRVTDRAGGLEGGITTGEPLRVKAAMKPISSLNRALATVDVTTGEPATAINQRSDVCAVPAAAVVAEAMVALVLAEAAVEKFGGDSVAEIRRNLTGYLDALVIR, from the coding sequence GTGTTGCGCTGGTTGACTGCAGGTGAATCGCACGGACCCGCCCTCGTCGCGCTGCTCGAGGGGGTGCCCGCTGGGGTCGAGGTGACCACCGGCGAGATCTCCGCCGAGCTGGCCCGACGCCGGCTCGGTTACGGCCGGGGCGCGCGGATGTCGTTCGAGCAGGACGAGGTCGAGATCATCGGCGGCCTGCGGCACGGCCGCACCATCGGCAGCCCGGTCGCCATCCGGATCGGCAACTCCGAGTGGCCCAAGTGGCGCACGGTGATGGCGGCCGACCCGGTGGACGCCGACGAGCTGGCCGGGCAGGCGCGCAACGCCCCGCTCACCCGGCCCCGACCGGGCCACGCGGACCTCGCCGGTATGCAGAAGTACGGCCACACCGACGCCCGGCCGATCCTGGAGCGGGCCAGCGCCCGGGAGACCGCCGCCCGGGTGGCCGTCGGCACCGTCGCCAAGGCGCTGGTCCAGCAGACCCTCGGCATCGAGATCGTCTCGCACGTGGTGGAGCTGGGGTCGGTCGCCGCCAAGCCCGGCCTGCGCCCGCTCCCGGAGGACGCCGGCCGCATCGACGCCGACCCGCTGCGCTGCCTCGACCCCGAGGCGAGCGCCCGGATGGTCGCCGAGGTCGACGCCGCGAAGAAGGCCGCCGACACGCTCGGTGGCGTGGTCGAGGTGCTGGCGTACGGGGTGCCGCCGGGTCTGGGCAGCCACGTGCAGTGGGACCGGAAGCTCGACGCCCGGCTGGCCGCCGCGCTGATGTCCATCCAGGCGATCAAGGGCGTGGAGATCGGCGACGGTTGGCAGCAGGCCCGCTCCCGAGGCTCCGAGGCGCACGACGAGATCATGCCCACCGCCACCGGCGTACGCCGGGTCACCGACCGGGCCGGTGGCCTGGAGGGCGGGATCACCACCGGCGAGCCGCTGCGGGTGAAGGCCGCGATGAAGCCGATCTCGTCGCTCAACCGCGCCCTCGCCACGGTGGACGTGACCACCGGCGAGCCGGCCACCGCCATCAACCAGCGGTCGGACGTCTGTGCCGTCCCCGCCGCGGCGGTGGTGGCCGAGGCGATGGTCGCCCTCGTCCTGGCCGAGGCGGCCGTGGAGAAGTTCGGCGGCGACTCGGTGGCCGAGATCCGCCGCAACCTGACCGGCTACCTGGACGCCCTGGTGATCCGGTGA
- the aroB gene encoding 3-dehydroquinate synthase yields the protein MDEVTRIPVGGERPYDVLVGRDLLDTLPGLLPGATRVALLHAPPLKELTDALGERLRAAGVAPLPIEVPDAEAGKQIDVAAACWDQLGEAGFTRTDAVVGVGGGAVTDLAGFVAACWLRGVRWVPVATSLLGMVDAAVGGKTGINTAAGKNLVGAFHPPVGVLADLATLDSLPPADLAAGLAEVVKCGFIADPVILDVVEADPAAATDPTGPVARDLIERAIRVKADVVSGDLRESGVREVLNYGHTLAHAIEKVEGYRWRHGHAVAVGLVYAGALARLAGRLDEPTARRHRTTVAALGLPTGYRSDAWPQLLAAMRVDKKARGDRLRFVVLDGLARPAILEGPDDALLRAAYDEVAQP from the coding sequence ATGGACGAGGTGACCCGGATCCCGGTCGGCGGCGAACGGCCGTACGACGTGCTGGTGGGACGCGACCTGCTCGACACGCTGCCCGGCCTGCTGCCCGGGGCGACCCGGGTGGCGCTGCTGCACGCGCCGCCGCTCAAGGAGCTGACTGACGCGCTCGGCGAGCGGCTGCGTGCCGCTGGCGTCGCTCCCTTGCCGATCGAGGTGCCGGACGCCGAGGCGGGCAAGCAGATCGACGTGGCCGCCGCCTGCTGGGACCAGCTCGGCGAGGCCGGCTTCACCCGGACCGACGCGGTCGTCGGGGTGGGCGGCGGCGCGGTGACTGACCTGGCCGGCTTCGTGGCGGCGTGTTGGCTGCGCGGCGTGCGCTGGGTGCCGGTGGCCACCTCGCTGCTCGGCATGGTCGACGCCGCGGTCGGCGGCAAGACCGGGATCAACACCGCCGCCGGCAAGAACCTGGTCGGGGCCTTTCACCCGCCGGTCGGGGTGCTCGCCGACCTGGCCACCCTGGACAGCCTGCCCCCGGCCGACCTGGCCGCCGGGCTGGCCGAGGTGGTCAAGTGCGGCTTCATCGCCGACCCGGTGATCCTCGACGTGGTCGAGGCCGACCCGGCGGCGGCCACCGACCCGACCGGTCCGGTCGCCCGGGACCTGATCGAGCGGGCGATCCGGGTCAAGGCCGACGTGGTCTCCGGTGACCTGCGCGAGTCCGGCGTCCGCGAGGTGCTCAACTACGGCCACACCCTCGCGCACGCCATCGAGAAGGTCGAGGGCTACCGCTGGCGGCACGGGCACGCCGTCGCGGTCGGTCTCGTGTACGCCGGTGCGCTGGCCCGGCTCGCCGGCCGGCTGGACGAGCCGACCGCCCGCCGGCACCGCACCACGGTCGCCGCGCTCGGCCTGCCCACCGGCTACCGGTCGGACGCCTGGCCGCAGCTGCTGGCCGCGATGCGGGTGGACAAGAAGGCCCGGGGCGACCGGCTGCGCTTCGTGGTGCTGGACGGGCTGGCCCGGCCGGCGATCCTGGAGGGGCCCGACGACGCCCTGCTGCGCGCCGCCTACGACGAGGTCGCCCAGCCGTGA
- the aroQ gene encoding type II 3-dehydroquinate dehydratase: MKVYVLNGPNLGRLGTRQPEVYGATTYADLVALCESTGRELGLDVTVRQTDAEHELLGWLHAAADEGAAVVLNPAAWSHYSYAVRDACAMLRGPLVEVHISNIHAREEFRRHSVVSAVATGVICGLGVDGYRLALHHLAARAA, encoded by the coding sequence GTGAAGGTGTACGTGCTGAACGGGCCGAACCTCGGCCGGCTGGGCACCCGGCAGCCCGAGGTGTACGGCGCGACCACCTACGCCGACCTAGTGGCGCTCTGCGAGTCGACCGGCCGGGAGCTGGGCCTGGACGTGACGGTCCGGCAGACCGACGCCGAGCACGAACTGCTCGGCTGGCTGCACGCCGCCGCCGACGAGGGCGCCGCGGTGGTGTTGAACCCGGCCGCCTGGTCGCACTACTCGTACGCCGTGCGGGACGCCTGCGCGATGCTGCGCGGGCCGCTCGTCGAGGTGCACATCTCCAACATCCACGCCCGCGAGGAGTTCCGGCGCCACTCGGTGGTGTCCGCGGTCGCCACCGGCGTGATCTGCGGGCTCGGCGTGGACGGCTACCGCCTCGCCCTGCACCACCTGGCCGCTCGCGCCGCCTGA
- a CDS encoding glycosyltransferase has protein sequence MTAPPTVGVVVPTRDRPELLRAAVRAILDQDHPGAIEVVAVYDQSEPDRSLADLSRPGRRVRVIRNDRTPGLAGARNAGTLAVDGELVAFCDDDDEWLPGKLAAQVAALAAAPGAQFVSCGIRVSYDGRPVDRVLHLDRVTLADLLRDRMTELHPSTFLIRAAALRDGFGLVDEEIPGSYAEDYEFLLRAARSAPLVNLRTPYVLVRWHKRSYFAQRWDTISAALQWLLDRYPEFATEPAGEARVTGQIAFARAASGDRRDALRWARRTLRHNLREPRAYLALAVAGRVVRPDAVLRALHRRGRGI, from the coding sequence GTGACCGCCCCGCCGACCGTCGGCGTCGTGGTGCCCACCCGCGACCGGCCGGAGCTGCTGCGCGCCGCGGTGCGGGCCATCCTCGACCAGGACCACCCCGGCGCGATCGAGGTCGTGGCGGTGTACGACCAGTCCGAGCCGGACCGGTCGCTCGCCGACCTGTCCCGCCCCGGCCGGCGGGTCCGGGTGATCCGCAACGACCGCACGCCCGGGCTGGCCGGGGCCCGCAACGCGGGCACCCTGGCCGTCGACGGCGAGCTGGTCGCGTTCTGCGACGACGACGACGAGTGGTTGCCGGGCAAGCTGGCCGCGCAGGTCGCCGCTCTCGCCGCCGCGCCCGGGGCGCAGTTCGTGAGCTGCGGCATCCGGGTCAGCTACGACGGGCGCCCTGTCGACCGGGTGCTCCACCTCGACCGGGTCACCCTCGCCGACCTGCTCCGGGACCGGATGACCGAGCTGCATCCGTCCACGTTCCTGATCCGCGCCGCGGCGCTGCGCGACGGGTTCGGGCTCGTCGACGAGGAGATCCCCGGCAGCTACGCGGAGGACTACGAGTTTCTGCTCCGGGCCGCGCGCAGCGCGCCGTTGGTGAACCTGCGCACCCCGTACGTGCTGGTGCGCTGGCACAAGCGGTCGTACTTCGCGCAGCGGTGGGACACCATCTCCGCGGCGCTGCAGTGGCTGCTGGACCGCTATCCCGAGTTCGCCACCGAGCCGGCGGGCGAGGCGCGGGTCACCGGGCAGATCGCCTTCGCCCGCGCCGCCTCCGGCGACCGGCGGGACGCGCTGCGCTGGGCCCGGCGCACGCTGCGGCACAACCTCCGGGAGCCCCGGGCCTACCTGGCGCTCGCGGTGGCCGGCCGGGTGGTCCGCCCCGACGCGGTGCTGCGCGCCCTGCACCGGCGGGGTCGGGGGATCTGA
- a CDS encoding glycosyltransferase has protein sequence MPRQRDRADAARLQLLLAVGTDAHPFDRLLDWLEEWHGDAAALVHLTVQHGHTRPPAVPGAVPFLSHEALQAALAGADLVVCHGGPATILEARRHGRLPIVVPRDPGRGEHVDDHQQLFARRLGAAGMVALCESRQALRDALAVGLADPARFAVAADQGAQAAQRAAVARVGQIVDNLVAAASRPRRPWWRAWTRPVRVDGRNR, from the coding sequence GTGCCCCGCCAGCGCGACCGCGCCGACGCCGCCCGACTCCAACTGCTGCTCGCCGTCGGCACCGACGCCCACCCGTTCGACCGGCTGCTCGACTGGCTGGAGGAGTGGCACGGTGACGCCGCCGCCCTGGTCCACCTCACCGTCCAGCACGGGCACACCCGACCCCCGGCGGTGCCCGGCGCGGTGCCGTTCCTCAGCCACGAGGCGTTGCAGGCCGCGCTCGCCGGTGCCGACCTGGTCGTCTGTCACGGCGGCCCGGCGACCATCCTGGAGGCGCGCCGGCACGGCCGCCTGCCGATCGTCGTGCCCCGGGATCCCGGCCGCGGCGAACACGTCGACGACCACCAGCAGCTGTTCGCGCGCCGGCTCGGCGCGGCCGGCATGGTCGCGCTCTGCGAGTCCCGGCAGGCGCTGCGCGACGCGCTGGCCGTCGGGCTGGCCGACCCGGCCCGGTTCGCGGTCGCGGCCGACCAGGGGGCGCAGGCGGCGCAACGAGCGGCGGTGGCCCGGGTCGGGCAGATCGTGGACAACCTGGTCGCCGCCGCGTCCCGGCCACGCCGACCCTGGTGGCGGGCGTGGACCCGGCCGGTCCGGGTCGACGGGCGGAACCGGTGA
- a CDS encoding shikimate kinase has protein sequence MSGTRPVCVLVGAPGSGKTTVGQALAAALGVEFRDTDLDIERMAGKPIPEIFVDEGEAHFRTLERAAVAAALASCPGVLALGGGAVLAEETRALLVGHPVVHLSVELPDAVKRVGLGAGRPLLAINPRATLKHLMDQRRPLYQEVATATVVTDGRAPEEIAAEIAALLKH, from the coding sequence GTGAGCGGGACGCGACCCGTCTGCGTCCTGGTCGGGGCACCGGGCTCCGGCAAGACCACGGTCGGCCAGGCGCTCGCCGCCGCGCTGGGGGTGGAGTTCCGCGACACCGACCTCGACATCGAGCGGATGGCCGGCAAGCCGATCCCGGAGATCTTCGTCGACGAGGGCGAGGCGCACTTCCGTACCCTCGAACGGGCCGCGGTGGCCGCGGCGCTCGCCTCCTGCCCGGGGGTGCTCGCCCTCGGCGGGGGCGCGGTCCTCGCCGAGGAGACCCGCGCACTGCTGGTCGGGCACCCGGTGGTGCACCTGTCCGTCGAGCTGCCCGACGCGGTGAAGCGGGTCGGTCTCGGCGCGGGCCGCCCGCTGCTGGCGATCAACCCGCGGGCCACGCTGAAGCACCTGATGGACCAGCGCCGGCCGCTCTACCAGGAGGTCGCCACCGCGACCGTGGTCACCGACGGCCGGGCCCCGGAGGAGATCGCCGCCGAGATCGCCGCCCTGCTGAAGCACTGA
- a CDS encoding aspartate carbamoyltransferase catalytic subunit, whose product MIRHLLSGADLDAPTATRILDTAAEMATVAGREVKKLPALRGRTVVNLFYEDSTRTRISFEAAAKRLSADVINFSAKGSSVTKGESLKDTALTLQAMGADAVVVRHPASGAAHRLADWVDGSVVNAGDGTHEHPTQALLDAYTMRARLGRLAGLSVAVVGDVLHSRVARSNVLLLSTLGAKVTLVGPPTLIPVDIAGALAPGTDVCYDLDAVLPTSDVVMMLRVQRERMNDSYFPSAREYARRYGLDGPRMRRLPEHAIVMHPGPMNRGMEITPEVADSPRSTIVEQVANGVSVRMAVLYLLLGGNNA is encoded by the coding sequence ATGATCCGGCACCTGCTCTCCGGCGCCGACCTGGACGCGCCCACCGCCACCCGGATCCTGGACACGGCCGCCGAGATGGCCACCGTCGCCGGCCGGGAGGTCAAGAAGCTGCCCGCCCTGCGCGGCCGCACGGTGGTGAACCTCTTCTACGAGGACTCCACCCGGACCCGGATCTCGTTCGAGGCGGCGGCGAAGCGACTCAGCGCCGACGTGATCAACTTTTCCGCGAAGGGGTCCAGCGTCACCAAGGGCGAGAGCCTGAAGGACACCGCGCTGACCCTCCAGGCGATGGGCGCCGACGCGGTGGTCGTCCGCCATCCCGCCTCCGGCGCCGCGCACCGGCTCGCCGACTGGGTGGACGGCTCGGTGGTCAACGCCGGCGACGGCACCCACGAGCACCCGACCCAGGCGCTGCTCGACGCGTACACCATGCGGGCCCGGCTCGGCCGGCTGGCCGGGCTGTCGGTCGCCGTGGTCGGCGACGTGCTGCACAGCCGGGTGGCCCGCTCGAACGTGCTGCTGCTGTCCACCCTCGGGGCCAAGGTCACCCTGGTCGGGCCGCCCACGCTCATCCCGGTCGACATCGCGGGCGCGCTCGCGCCCGGCACCGACGTCTGCTACGACCTCGACGCGGTGCTGCCCACCTCGGACGTGGTGATGATGCTGCGGGTGCAGCGGGAGCGGATGAACGACTCCTACTTCCCCTCCGCCCGTGAGTACGCCCGCCGCTACGGGCTGGACGGGCCGCGGATGCGCCGGCTGCCGGAGCACGCGATCGTCATGCACCCCGGCCCGATGAACCGGGGGATGGAGATCACGCCCGAGGTCGCCGACTCGCCCCGCTCCACCATCGTCGAACAGGTCGCCAACGGGGTCTCCGTCCGGATGGCCGTCCTCTACCTGCTGCTCGGGGGGAACAACGCATGA